The Parambassis ranga chromosome 19, fParRan2.1, whole genome shotgun sequence genome contains a region encoding:
- the LOC114451638 gene encoding proteinase-activated receptor 3-like — protein sequence MLLRPHIQNLTLNVSEPSEDMLGHCGDMLAGLLVWASFSALFSLLGCPACVAVLWELFQRHKVGTSISPNDIFMLNLTIMDLLFLCFVPFGLCNFLLWNIETFEMLTNFLYALNLAGRPLLTACICLDCYLAVVHPVTYHSNRSLTPRLLMAAAVWTATLMQGAFSAVVDELNHSAWAMLVYVIALPVIIICDASILWTLKKSYRGGGDLHPKKKKALQIIANSMVMTVISYVPPVLVYVFGHLIISDDKTYECYLAIPTLITPTAGSAIMPLLFLGNLGRLKSLCCLE from the coding sequence ATGCTCCTCCGTCCTCACATTCAGAATCTAACGCTTAACGTCAGTGAGCCCTCAGAGGACATGCTGGGACACTGTGGTGACATGTTGGCAGGTCTTTTGGTCTGGGCTTCTTTCAGcgctctcttctctctgctcgGATGTCCTGCATGTGTTGCTGTTCTCTGGGAGCTGTTTCAGAGACACAAAGTAGGAACCTCTATTTCCCCCAATGATATCTTCATGCTTAACCTCACCATCATGGACCTGCTCTTCCTGTGTTTTGTCCCGTTCGGACTGTGTAACTTCCTCCTTTGGAACATCGAGACCTTTGAGATGCTCACCAACTTTCTGTATGCTTTAAACCTGGCTGGTCGACCCCTCCTGACTGCATGCATCTGTCTGGACTGCTACCTGGCTGTGGTCCATCCTGTCACCTACCACTCAAACCGGAGTCTGACTCCTCGGCTGCTGATGGCTGCTGCCGTGTGGACCGCCACTCTCATGCAGGGAGCCTTCTCCGCAGTTGTTGATGAACTGAACCACAGTGCCTGGGCCATGTTGGTGTATGTCATAGCTCTCCCTGTGATCATCATCTGTGATGCTTCCATCCTCTGGACGCTGAAGAAGTCCTATCGTGGAGGGGGAGACCTCCACCCCAAAAAGAAGAAGGCTCTCCAGATCATAGCCAACAGCATGGTCATGACTGTCATCTCGTATGTCCCTCCTGTGCTGGTTTATGTCTTCGGACATTTGATCATCAGTGATGACAAAACGTATGAATGCTATTTAGCCATACCTACCCTGATAACCCCGACTGCAGGGAGTGCAATCATGCCTCTGCTCTTTTTGGGTAATCTGGGGAGACTAAAGAGCCTCTGCTGCTTGGAGTAG
- the erbb2 gene encoding receptor tyrosine-protein kinase erbB-2 isoform X1, producing the protein MEAARSLLFVGAVLLGVTGALGREVCLGTDMKLALPSSLENHYETLRLLYTGCQVVHGNLEITHLHGNPDLSFLQGIVEVQGYVLVAHVSVSLVPLDNLRIIRGSQLYNSSYALAVLDNTLANQGLRTLRLRSLTEILLGAVYFWGNPKLCFPDPQTIRWRDTLDDQNIQNTKLHRLQARAPNCPTCASACNKSCWGETAQDCQTLTRLNCASGCQRCKGPLPNDCCHMQCAAGCTGPKDSDCLACRHFNDSGVCKENCPPPTIYDPVTFQTKPNPNKKFNFGATCVKTCPYNYLAMEMACTSVCPRANQEVITTQPDGVETQKCEKCEGDCPKVCYGFGMDNLGIMDNHGVTMVTSSNVEQFNKCTKIFGSLAFFPESFARDPVTNSSGLTLEQLSAFKKLEEITGYLYIDAWPEEWTDLSVFENLKVIRGRMPYKGVFSLAIQNLHIQSLGLRSLRSVSGGLVLLYNNSQLCYTTSLPWSNLVHPTQGPHRIVSHNQDPKVCEAEGHVCHLLCKGGCWGPGPSQCVSCKSFKRGTECVEECDIYQGSVREYTDGSLCIACHAECRPLNASASCQGPGAEDCTECWNFQDGEFCVDHCPSGVKEDQQTVWKYSNATGHCLSCNTNCTLSCTVMDERGCPIDTRTGPGTTIAAAVGGVVLFFILLALLVFYLRRQNKLRRKETMRRILQEHELVEPLTPSGASPNQAQMRILKETELKKLRVLGAGAFGTVYKGVWAPEGENVKIPVAIKVLRENTSPKANKEILDEAYVMAGVASPYVCRLLGICLMSTVQLVTQLMPYGCLLDYVRENKDRIGSQYLLNWCVQIAKGMSYLEEVRLVHRDLAARNVLVKNPNHVKITDFGLARLLDIDETEYHADGGKVPIKWMALESILHRRFTHQSDVWSYGVTVWELMTFGSKPYDTIPARDIPDILEKGERLPQPCICTIEVYMSMLKCWMIDPDSRPRFKDLVSDFSTMARDPPRYVVIQNDEQMSMCSPVDSRFYRMLLEEGDNVGDMMDAEEYLVPQPNVFHQAKGDEAQANGPSRHQSYRQSRDQGLDVEPSVAGAPRGMYSSLTTLGRSQYPTLPLGASTSNGLWSQYPTLARSPSAGGQSDSVFLDGPPDGHSLPPASPGRYSKDPTYPNGSQGELETDGLNGFHLPYHLHHSLPRRSHGYNHNHALPEYVNQEIQDLRPGIPERPSTLPRKGRVGLPNGLSSGHSVENPGYLLPVNSMNSTSPAFDNPYYLDLVAKAGAVGEDGHAALESDGGIARHVNGFVTPTAENPEYLGLADTWSGHT; encoded by the exons GGGGCCGTGCTGCTCGGAGTGACGGGCGCGTTGGGCAGAGAAG TCTGCCTGGGTACGGACATGAAGCTGGCCCTGCCCTCCAGCCTGGAAAACCACTATGAGACCCTTAGGCTGCTTTACACCGGATGCCAGGTTGTCCACGGCAACCTGGAGATTACACATCTCCATGGAAACCCTGACCTCTCCTTCCTACAG GGCATCGTGGAGGTGCAAGGCTATGTGCTTGTTGCCCACGTTTCAGTGAGCCTGGTACCTTTGGATAACCTTCGGATCATAAGAGGCAGCCAGCTGTACAACTCCAGCTACGCTCTGGCTGTGCTGGACAACACTCTGGCCAACCAGGGGCTCAGGACACTCCGGCTTCGCAGCCTGACAG AGATCCTGCTAGGTGCAGTGTATTTTTGGGGGAACCCTAAGCTGTGCTTCCCAGATCCCCAGACCATCAGATGGAGGGACACTTTGGACGATCAGAACATCCAGAACACCAAGCTCCACAGACTGCAGGCTCGGGCCCCTAATT GTCCAACTTGTGCTTCTGCTTGTAATAAAAGCTGCTGGGGAGAAACTGCACAGGACTGCCAAACCT TGACCCGACTTAACTGTGCATCCGGCTGTCAGCGATGTAAAGGTCCTCTGCCCAATGACTGCTGTCAcatgcagtgtgctgctggatGCACAGGACCCAAGGACTCAGACTGTCTG GCGTGTCGTCACTTCAATGACAGCGGTGTGTGTAAGGAGAACTGTCCTCCACCCACCATCTATGACCCAGTCACCTTTCAGACTAAACCCAACCCAAACAAAAAGTTCAACTTCGGAGCCACCTGTGTGAAGACGTGCCCTT ATAACTACTTGGCTATGGAAATGGCCTGTACTTCTGTTTGTCCCCGAGCCAACCAGGAAGTGATCACCACCCAACCTGATGGCGTCGAGACACAGAAATGTGAAAAGTGTGAAGGAGACTGTCCCAAAG tgtgttacGGTTTCGGCATGGACAATCTAGGTATCATGGACAACCACggtgtcaccatggtaacatcCTCTAATGTGGAGCAGTTCAACAAGTGTACAAAGATTTTTGGCAGCTTGGCCTTCTTTCCTGAGAGCTTTGCGAG GGATCCTGTCACCAACTCATCAGGCCTGACTTTGGAGCAGCTGAGCGCTTTCAAGAAACTGGAGGAGATTACAG GATATTTGTACATCGATGCCTGGCCAGAGGAGTGGACTGACCTCAGTGTGTTTGAGAACCTGAAGGTGATCCGTGGCAGGATGCCCTACAA GGGTGTGTTTTCTCTGGCCATCCAGAATCTACACATCCAGTCGCTTGGGTTGCGTTCACTACGCAGCGTCAGTGGCGGTTTAGTCTTGTTGTACAACAACTCCCAGTTGTGCTACACCACTTCACTGCCCTGGTCAAATCTtgtccatcccacccagggacCCCACCGCATCGTCAGCCACAACCAGGACCCCAAAGTGTGCG aggcAGAGGGACATGTGTGTCACTTGCTGTGTAAAGGAGGCTGCTGGGGTCCCGGGcccagtcagtgtgtgtcctgtAAATCCTTCAAGCGTGGCACTGAGTGTGTAGAGGAGTGTGACATCTATCAGGG GTCTGTGCGTGAATACACCGATGGATCTTTGTGCATTGCCTGTCATGCAGAGTGTCGTCCTCTAAACGCCTCGGCCTCCTGCCAAGGCCCG gGTGCAGAAGATTGCACAGAATGTTGGAACTTTCAGGATGGCGAGTTCTGCGTGGATCACTGTCCCAGTGGCGTGAAGGAGGATCAGCAAACTGTGTGGAAGTACAGCAATGCTACAGGCCACTGTCTGTCCTGCAACACCAACTGCACACTTTC cTGCACGGTGATGGATGAGAGAGGCTGCCCCATTGATACCAGGACTGG acCGGGTACGACCATCGCGGCTGCAGTGGGTGGAGTggttctcttcttcatcctgctgGCTCTGCTGGTGTTTTACCTGAGGAGACAGAATaagctgaggaggaaggagacaatGAGGAGGATCCTGCAGGAGCACGAG CTGGTGGAGCCTTTGACTCCGAGTGGTGCGTCACCAAATCAAGCTCAGATGCGAATTCTGAAAGAGACAGAGTTGAAAAAGCTGCGGGTGCTGGGAGCAGGTGCCTTTGGAACTGTTTACAAG GGAGTGTGGGCACCTGAAGgggaaaatgtgaaaataccAGTGGCCATTAAGGTGTTACGAGAAAACACCTCACCAAAGGCCAATAAAGAAATCCTTGAT GAGGCCTACGTGATGGCCGGCGTCGCCAGCCCTTATGTGTGTCGTCTCTTGGGGATTTGTCTGATGTCCACAGTGCAGCTGGTCACTCAGCTGATGCCATACGGCTGTCTTTTGGACTATGTCAGGGAGAACAAGGACCGCATTGGTTCACAGTATCTCCTCAACTGGTGTGTACAGATTGCAAAG gGGATGAGTTATCTGGAGGAGGTGCGCTTGGTCCACCGAGATTTGGCCGCCCGCAATGTTCTGGTGAAGAACCCGAACCATGTGAAGATCACCGACTTCGGTCTGGCTCGCCTCCTCGACATAGATGAGACTGAGTATCACGCTGATGGAGGGAAG gtGCCGATTAAATGGATGGCTCTGGAGTCTATTCTGCACAGGAGGTTCACTCATCAGAGTGATGTCTGGAGCTACG GGGTGACGGTTTGGGAGCTGATGACGTTTGGGTCTAAGCCCTACGATACAATCCCAGCGAGGGATATCCCAGACATTTTAGAGAAAGGAGAGCGGCTTCCCCAGCCCTGCATCTGCACCATCGAGGTCTACATGAGCATGCTCAAAT GCTGGATGATTGATCCAGACAGCAGGCCAAGGTTCAAAGATCTGGTCAGTGACTTCAGCACCATGGCCCGAGATCCGCCTCGCTATGTTGTCATTCAG AACGACGAGCAGATGAGCATGTGCAGCCCAGTGGACAGCCGGTTTTACCGGATGCTTCTGGAGGAAGGGGACAATGTTGGGGATATGATGGATGCTGAGGAGTATCTGGTGCCACAACCAAACGTCTTCCACCAGGCGAAGGGAGATGAGGCCCAGGCCAACGGGCCGTCCAGACACCAGTCATATAGG cagagcagagatCAGGGCTTAGATGTAGAGCCCTCTGTCGCCGGTGCCCCTCGAGGCATGTACTCCTCTCTGACTACTCTGGGCCGCAGCCAGTACCCAACCTTACCATTAGGAGCCAGCACCTCTAACGGCCTATGGTCTCAGTACCCGACGCTGGCTCGCAGCCCCTCAGCTGGAGGCCAGTCTGACTCTGTCTTCTTGGACGGGCCACCAGATGGACACTCATTGCCCCCAGCCAGCCCTGGACGCTACAGCAAAGACCCAACCTACCCCAATGGGAGTCAGGGAGAGCTAGAGACTGACGGGCTGAATGGCTTCCATCTTCCTTATCACCTTCATCACTCACTGCCCAGGCGGAGTCATGGCTACAATCATAATCATGCCTTGCCAG AATACGTCAACCAGGAGATCCAGGATCTCAGGCCGGGGATCCCTGAGCGGCCCAGCACACTGCCCCGTAAAGGTAGAGTAGGCCTCCCTAATGGCCTAAGCTCTGGTCACAGCGTGGAAAACCCAGGATACTTGCTCCCTGTGAACTCCATGAACTCCACCTCTCCAGCTTTTGACAACCCATACTACCTGGATCTTGTGGCCAAAGCCGGGGCCGTGGGAGAGGACGGACACGCGGCACTGGAGAGTGATGGTGGCATTGCCAGGCATGTGAACGGGTTTGTGACCCCTACTGCAGAAAATCCAGAGTATCTCGGACTAGCAGACACCTGGAGTGGACATACTTGA
- the erbb2 gene encoding receptor tyrosine-protein kinase erbB-2 isoform X2 has protein sequence MEAARSLLFVGAVLLGVTGALGREVCLGTDMKLALPSSLENHYETLRLLYTGCQVVHGNLEITHLHGNPDLSFLQGIVEVQGYVLVAHVSVSLVPLDNLRIIRGSQLYNSSYALAVLDNTLANQGLRTLRLRSLTEILLGAVYFWGNPKLCFPDPQTIRWRDTLDDQNIQNTKLHRLQARAPNCPTCASACNKSCWGETAQDCQTLTRLNCASGCQRCKGPLPNDCCHMQCAAGCTGPKDSDCLACRHFNDSGVCKENCPPPTIYDPVTFQTKPNPNKKFNFGATCVKTCPYNYLAMEMACTSVCPRANQEVITTQPDGVETQKCEKCEGDCPKVCYGFGMDNLGIMDNHGVTMVTSSNVEQFNKCTKIFGSLAFFPESFARDPVTNSSGLTLEQLSAFKKLEEITGYLYIDAWPEEWTDLSVFENLKVIRGRMPYKGVFSLAIQNLHIQSLGLRSLRSVSGGLVLLYNNSQLCYTTSLPWSNLVHPTQGPHRIVSHNQDPKVCEAEGHVCHLLCKGGCWGPGPSQCVSCKSFKRGTECVEECDIYQGSVREYTDGSLCIACHAECRPLNASASCQGPGAEDCTECWNFQDGEFCVDHCPSGVKEDQQTVWKYSNATGHCLSCNTNCTLSCTVMDERGCPIDTRTGPGTTIAAAVGGVVLFFILLALLVFYLRRQNKLRRKETMRRILQEHELVEPLTPSGASPNQAQMRILKETELKKLRVLGAGAFGTVYKGVWAPEGENVKIPVAIKVLRENTSPKANKEILDEAYVMAGVASPYVCRLLGICLMSTVQLVTQLMPYGCLLDYVRENKDRIGSQYLLNWCVQIAKGMSYLEEVRLVHRDLAARNVLVKNPNHVKITDFGLARLLDIDETEYHADGGKVPIKWMALESILHRRFTHQSDVWSYGVTVWELMTFGSKPYDTIPARDIPDILEKGERLPQPCICTIEVYMSMLKCWMIDPDSRPRFKDLVSDFSTMARDPPRYVVIQNDEQMSMCSPVDSRFYRMLLEEGDNVGDMMDAEEYLVPQPNVFHQAKGDEAQANGPSRHQSYRSRDQGLDVEPSVAGAPRGMYSSLTTLGRSQYPTLPLGASTSNGLWSQYPTLARSPSAGGQSDSVFLDGPPDGHSLPPASPGRYSKDPTYPNGSQGELETDGLNGFHLPYHLHHSLPRRSHGYNHNHALPEYVNQEIQDLRPGIPERPSTLPRKGRVGLPNGLSSGHSVENPGYLLPVNSMNSTSPAFDNPYYLDLVAKAGAVGEDGHAALESDGGIARHVNGFVTPTAENPEYLGLADTWSGHT, from the exons GGGGCCGTGCTGCTCGGAGTGACGGGCGCGTTGGGCAGAGAAG TCTGCCTGGGTACGGACATGAAGCTGGCCCTGCCCTCCAGCCTGGAAAACCACTATGAGACCCTTAGGCTGCTTTACACCGGATGCCAGGTTGTCCACGGCAACCTGGAGATTACACATCTCCATGGAAACCCTGACCTCTCCTTCCTACAG GGCATCGTGGAGGTGCAAGGCTATGTGCTTGTTGCCCACGTTTCAGTGAGCCTGGTACCTTTGGATAACCTTCGGATCATAAGAGGCAGCCAGCTGTACAACTCCAGCTACGCTCTGGCTGTGCTGGACAACACTCTGGCCAACCAGGGGCTCAGGACACTCCGGCTTCGCAGCCTGACAG AGATCCTGCTAGGTGCAGTGTATTTTTGGGGGAACCCTAAGCTGTGCTTCCCAGATCCCCAGACCATCAGATGGAGGGACACTTTGGACGATCAGAACATCCAGAACACCAAGCTCCACAGACTGCAGGCTCGGGCCCCTAATT GTCCAACTTGTGCTTCTGCTTGTAATAAAAGCTGCTGGGGAGAAACTGCACAGGACTGCCAAACCT TGACCCGACTTAACTGTGCATCCGGCTGTCAGCGATGTAAAGGTCCTCTGCCCAATGACTGCTGTCAcatgcagtgtgctgctggatGCACAGGACCCAAGGACTCAGACTGTCTG GCGTGTCGTCACTTCAATGACAGCGGTGTGTGTAAGGAGAACTGTCCTCCACCCACCATCTATGACCCAGTCACCTTTCAGACTAAACCCAACCCAAACAAAAAGTTCAACTTCGGAGCCACCTGTGTGAAGACGTGCCCTT ATAACTACTTGGCTATGGAAATGGCCTGTACTTCTGTTTGTCCCCGAGCCAACCAGGAAGTGATCACCACCCAACCTGATGGCGTCGAGACACAGAAATGTGAAAAGTGTGAAGGAGACTGTCCCAAAG tgtgttacGGTTTCGGCATGGACAATCTAGGTATCATGGACAACCACggtgtcaccatggtaacatcCTCTAATGTGGAGCAGTTCAACAAGTGTACAAAGATTTTTGGCAGCTTGGCCTTCTTTCCTGAGAGCTTTGCGAG GGATCCTGTCACCAACTCATCAGGCCTGACTTTGGAGCAGCTGAGCGCTTTCAAGAAACTGGAGGAGATTACAG GATATTTGTACATCGATGCCTGGCCAGAGGAGTGGACTGACCTCAGTGTGTTTGAGAACCTGAAGGTGATCCGTGGCAGGATGCCCTACAA GGGTGTGTTTTCTCTGGCCATCCAGAATCTACACATCCAGTCGCTTGGGTTGCGTTCACTACGCAGCGTCAGTGGCGGTTTAGTCTTGTTGTACAACAACTCCCAGTTGTGCTACACCACTTCACTGCCCTGGTCAAATCTtgtccatcccacccagggacCCCACCGCATCGTCAGCCACAACCAGGACCCCAAAGTGTGCG aggcAGAGGGACATGTGTGTCACTTGCTGTGTAAAGGAGGCTGCTGGGGTCCCGGGcccagtcagtgtgtgtcctgtAAATCCTTCAAGCGTGGCACTGAGTGTGTAGAGGAGTGTGACATCTATCAGGG GTCTGTGCGTGAATACACCGATGGATCTTTGTGCATTGCCTGTCATGCAGAGTGTCGTCCTCTAAACGCCTCGGCCTCCTGCCAAGGCCCG gGTGCAGAAGATTGCACAGAATGTTGGAACTTTCAGGATGGCGAGTTCTGCGTGGATCACTGTCCCAGTGGCGTGAAGGAGGATCAGCAAACTGTGTGGAAGTACAGCAATGCTACAGGCCACTGTCTGTCCTGCAACACCAACTGCACACTTTC cTGCACGGTGATGGATGAGAGAGGCTGCCCCATTGATACCAGGACTGG acCGGGTACGACCATCGCGGCTGCAGTGGGTGGAGTggttctcttcttcatcctgctgGCTCTGCTGGTGTTTTACCTGAGGAGACAGAATaagctgaggaggaaggagacaatGAGGAGGATCCTGCAGGAGCACGAG CTGGTGGAGCCTTTGACTCCGAGTGGTGCGTCACCAAATCAAGCTCAGATGCGAATTCTGAAAGAGACAGAGTTGAAAAAGCTGCGGGTGCTGGGAGCAGGTGCCTTTGGAACTGTTTACAAG GGAGTGTGGGCACCTGAAGgggaaaatgtgaaaataccAGTGGCCATTAAGGTGTTACGAGAAAACACCTCACCAAAGGCCAATAAAGAAATCCTTGAT GAGGCCTACGTGATGGCCGGCGTCGCCAGCCCTTATGTGTGTCGTCTCTTGGGGATTTGTCTGATGTCCACAGTGCAGCTGGTCACTCAGCTGATGCCATACGGCTGTCTTTTGGACTATGTCAGGGAGAACAAGGACCGCATTGGTTCACAGTATCTCCTCAACTGGTGTGTACAGATTGCAAAG gGGATGAGTTATCTGGAGGAGGTGCGCTTGGTCCACCGAGATTTGGCCGCCCGCAATGTTCTGGTGAAGAACCCGAACCATGTGAAGATCACCGACTTCGGTCTGGCTCGCCTCCTCGACATAGATGAGACTGAGTATCACGCTGATGGAGGGAAG gtGCCGATTAAATGGATGGCTCTGGAGTCTATTCTGCACAGGAGGTTCACTCATCAGAGTGATGTCTGGAGCTACG GGGTGACGGTTTGGGAGCTGATGACGTTTGGGTCTAAGCCCTACGATACAATCCCAGCGAGGGATATCCCAGACATTTTAGAGAAAGGAGAGCGGCTTCCCCAGCCCTGCATCTGCACCATCGAGGTCTACATGAGCATGCTCAAAT GCTGGATGATTGATCCAGACAGCAGGCCAAGGTTCAAAGATCTGGTCAGTGACTTCAGCACCATGGCCCGAGATCCGCCTCGCTATGTTGTCATTCAG AACGACGAGCAGATGAGCATGTGCAGCCCAGTGGACAGCCGGTTTTACCGGATGCTTCTGGAGGAAGGGGACAATGTTGGGGATATGATGGATGCTGAGGAGTATCTGGTGCCACAACCAAACGTCTTCCACCAGGCGAAGGGAGATGAGGCCCAGGCCAACGGGCCGTCCAGACACCAGTCATATAGG agcagagatCAGGGCTTAGATGTAGAGCCCTCTGTCGCCGGTGCCCCTCGAGGCATGTACTCCTCTCTGACTACTCTGGGCCGCAGCCAGTACCCAACCTTACCATTAGGAGCCAGCACCTCTAACGGCCTATGGTCTCAGTACCCGACGCTGGCTCGCAGCCCCTCAGCTGGAGGCCAGTCTGACTCTGTCTTCTTGGACGGGCCACCAGATGGACACTCATTGCCCCCAGCCAGCCCTGGACGCTACAGCAAAGACCCAACCTACCCCAATGGGAGTCAGGGAGAGCTAGAGACTGACGGGCTGAATGGCTTCCATCTTCCTTATCACCTTCATCACTCACTGCCCAGGCGGAGTCATGGCTACAATCATAATCATGCCTTGCCAG AATACGTCAACCAGGAGATCCAGGATCTCAGGCCGGGGATCCCTGAGCGGCCCAGCACACTGCCCCGTAAAGGTAGAGTAGGCCTCCCTAATGGCCTAAGCTCTGGTCACAGCGTGGAAAACCCAGGATACTTGCTCCCTGTGAACTCCATGAACTCCACCTCTCCAGCTTTTGACAACCCATACTACCTGGATCTTGTGGCCAAAGCCGGGGCCGTGGGAGAGGACGGACACGCGGCACTGGAGAGTGATGGTGGCATTGCCAGGCATGTGAACGGGTTTGTGACCCCTACTGCAGAAAATCCAGAGTATCTCGGACTAGCAGACACCTGGAGTGGACATACTTGA